A genome region from Nerophis lumbriciformis linkage group LG18, RoL_Nlum_v2.1, whole genome shotgun sequence includes the following:
- the LOC140679557 gene encoding uncharacterized protein — MPFHLIKFIMKGDIAVVPSGWYVDGMVFWPNYKNTDRIKRAALNEEQHESNWPRFDVSVVRTCDNYKDTLKIMQQYGKGCHTSDLQSEAENEELPEKRSRKPVHRLGDSDDSEEDPGNSDLASLGSASQLHRQTPPSRRVPARVVSTCQLDSSTGDNFLAPHHGEGRTHMPSPAPALNMQRVTQGTAVPPRLPPPPAPPLNMWQTQ; from the exons ATGCCTTTTCATCTGATAAAATTTATAATGAAAGGGGACATTGCGGTTGTCCCAAGTGGATGGTATGTTGATGGGATGGTTTTCTGGCCCAACTATAAAAACACCGACAGAATTAAAAGGGCCGCTTTAAATGAGGAGCAGCATGAGTCAAACTGGCCAAGATTTGACGTTTCTGTTGTCCGAACTTGTG ACAACTACAAAGACACATTAAAAATAATGCAGCAATATGGAAAGGGCTGCCACACCTCAGACCTGCAATCTGAGGCAGAGAATGAGGAGCTGCCAGAAAAAAGGAGCAGGAAGCCAGT CCATCGTCTCGGGGACTCGGATGATAGCGAAGAAGACCCGGGAAATAGTGACCTCGCATCTCTGGGGTCGGCAAGCCAATTGCACAGGCAGA CTCCACCGTCTCGCCGAGTGCCAGCAAGAGTCGTGAGTACCTGTCAACTCGACTCCTCAACTGGAGATAACTTTCTAG CACCTCACCATGGGGAAGGACGTACtcatatgccctcaccagcacctGCATTAAACATGCAGAGAGTTACACAAG GAACGGCAGTCCCTCCTCGACTCCCTCCACCCCCCGCACCACCTCTCAACATGTGGCAGACACAGTAG